CCTGGCTGGCACGCTACCGTCGACACAGCCGCGACTATGAACACAACACGGAAACCAGTGAAGCGATGATTCTCATTTCCATGATCGCCCTGATGTCACGCCGCCTCGCTCACAAAAAGTGACTTTGAAGACTTGTTCTAAGACTGGCCTTCATCCTCGGTGGATCGGCAACTCGACGATCATGGCCGTGCCCCCTCCGTCGACATCTTCGACGCGAATTGTGCCCCCGTGGTCGGTGATGATGCCATACGTCAGGCTCAGACCCAGCCCGGTTCCACCGTCATCTTGTCGCGTCGTGAAGAACGGGTCGAAAATATGACCGCGGTCTTCGCTGCGAATCCCGCGACCATTGTCGGACACAATGGCGCGCACGGCGTCAGGCGTTGTCTCGGTGATGATCGTAATTTGGGGAGCCTTGTCGAGGGCCGCCTCGAGGCCATTGCAGATCAGGTTGACGAATACCTGTTCGAGCTCGACCCGATTGAGCAACACTTGTGGTAGATCGGCGGCCAAGGTCGCATTTATGATCGCGCCGCGCTTGGTCGCCGAGGCGCGCGTCAAGGACAGTGCGTCGTTGACCACGACGTTGAGGTTGTCGGGACTACGTTGGGCCGGTTCGTGCCGGGCAAACCGCAGAACTCCCTTGACGATCTGGCCGCACCGTTTTGCGTTATCGACGATGTCGTGCAAAACCGGAACCGCATTGCCCGCGTCGTCTGGAGGTAACGAGACGAGCAACTGTTCGGCTGAGAGCAAGATCATGCCCACGGGGTTGTTGATCTCATGGGCGATCCCCGCGGCCAGCGTTCCGACAGACGCCAATCGCTCGGAATGCCGGAGCTGTTCCTGCGATGTTTTCAATTGACGGGTGCGCTCGGCGACCAGGTCCTCAAGCCGTTCGCGGTTTTGTGTCTCGGTCTGAACCAGCCGCCGCAATAAGCTCGTGCGGGCTGCCTGGACAACCGCGGCGATCGCTGTGGCCCACATCAGAAAGAATCCATAGTGCAGCCATTCCCCGCTGGGATGGGTCATGGCACACCATAGCCAGCCGCCCCAGATGACCGAGTAGACCAAGGCCGACGCAACGACCGACAGACAGACCAACCCCGTGGCGACGATCACTAACGCCAGGTTGGTGGAGTCCCAGCCCGCCCCGGTGCGGAAGAGTTGCATCAAGCTGTCGACAGTAGCCACGATCGCGACGGCGACCAACGTCGTGTGAACCCACCGGCCGCGCAGGTCGCAGCGCATCGTTACGACGAGCAGCGCGAACGTTATGAATGCCGACGCAAATTCGCCTAGCACCAGGGTATCGTTGAGCGTGCCGACGACGTAAAGACGAAAGCAGCCGGCGAAGAGGTAGAGCACGACCAGGACGATCGTCAGCGGAATGAGACTGTCGCGTGCCGCCGCGTTAAGCGCCGCACGCATCGGCCGGCCCGTAACCGGCGATGACGATCGAAGTACGTCCATTTATGCTATTCGCAGTGCCTAACAGGACAAGGTCGCGGTTCCCGCTGGCGCCGCGTACGCCCTGCTAAGGCACATCACAAGTCAAGGAGTTTAGGTGTTCGCAGTTCCGCGATCAGAACTGGACTGCCGGGTTTGCGTACTGTGGCAGAATCCGATCGCTGCCCCAAGATACAGGCAAAGGCTGAAAAATGCAGCATGGGGTAAAGGCTGACCAGGATCAGGTCGGGCGCTTTGTCAACGCCTCAATTTCGGGTTGGGTGCCATGGCCACGCTCGTCGTGGCCCTGCCGAAGCATCCATAGAGTACGTACTTACAGAAGGAGCATGCTCACGCAAGCGCGAGCATGGCACCCGAACATTTGGATTTAACACAGCACTAGCGACAAACGGCCAAATCCAGGAGCCATCGTTGAGCGTATCGCGGCTCTCGAAATGCGCACAGGCGCCGGGCTTGCGACAAACGTGCATTCGGTTGCCCACAGCACACCGTAGTTGCGTTGTCCGCCGGTAGTATCGAGAATACTTATTCTGGCCCATTCAGTCCGGGCACGGCCATGTTCTCCTGGATGTTTGCGTGGTTGACGGACAAGGCCGCATTGATCGCGGTACAGCGAAACGTGATGCGCCCAGAGGACCGACGAGACGATCATGTATAGACTCGCCTTTCGCTCAGTATTTGTACTAACGGCAGTTGTCG
The DNA window shown above is from Pirellulales bacterium and carries:
- a CDS encoding IS4/IS5 family transposase, translated to WLARYRRHSRDYEHNTETSEAMILISMIALMSRRLAHKK
- a CDS encoding ATP-binding protein; this translates as MDVLRSSSPVTGRPMRAALNAAARDSLIPLTIVLVVLYLFAGCFRLYVVGTLNDTLVLGEFASAFITFALLVVTMRCDLRGRWVHTTLVAVAIVATVDSLMQLFRTGAGWDSTNLALVIVATGLVCLSVVASALVYSVIWGGWLWCAMTHPSGEWLHYGFFLMWATAIAAVVQAARTSLLRRLVQTETQNRERLEDLVAERTRQLKTSQEQLRHSERLASVGTLAAGIAHEINNPVGMILLSAEQLLVSLPPDDAGNAVPVLHDIVDNAKRCGQIVKGVLRFARHEPAQRSPDNLNVVVNDALSLTRASATKRGAIINATLAADLPQVLLNRVELEQVFVNLICNGLEAALDKAPQITIITETTPDAVRAIVSDNGRGIRSEDRGHIFDPFFTTRQDDGGTGLGLSLTYGIITDHGGTIRVEDVDGGGTAMIVELPIHRG